The genomic window AGGCTTTTTCATGAAAATGGTGGAACGTGCTCCGGAGTCCATGCCCGTATTTTAGTGTAAAACATTATGTTCTTTTATAACTGTTCCTGGGGATAGCAAATCTTGCAAAAATACGAAGTAGAGATACAAACTGTGAGCTACACCAGTCTGTCAAAAAAAGATGCAATTTTAAGTCAAATGATTAGAAGTTTGATTAAGTTTATATAAAGAGATAATAATATTTATTATATTAAATATGTATCATTAAATTTGTTACGAAATAGTTTTATAGTATATCTACTTAGATTTGTTATGAAATAAttttatagtatatctatttggaGTCATGCATATTGATAATTATAGTTAAACATAAAGATAGTTTGGTTTGGACTGGACTGGAGCTAAATTGCATCTTTGGACGGAGATCGCAATTTAGGTACAGTGTTTTTTTTTCCCAAGAAATCAACGAAGACTTGTCAGCCTGGCTTTTTAACCAAACGAACTGGACAGATATTCAGCCTATtcattggttggtttctggactgataaatcCGACAGGTACTTATTTGTTTTGAGAAGAAAACACACTATTGGTTAACTGATAAGATTTGGCTAAAACCAATAAACGAACAGTCCGATTAGTTGCTTTTACGTGAAATCCATTTCACCGATGACTTAGGGACAGGAACGTGGAACTTACTTTGCTGGCAAGTGACCGTGGACGGATAGGTATAGGTTCGCGGCGTGTGCGCGGTTCCTCGCTTCACTGGACGTCCGACACCGGCGGGGAATGCACGCGTAGGCGTAGCCATCCGTCCACGGAAAGGGAAAGAGATGCATCCGTGTCCGGCGGCCACCAGGGATGGGTCTCTTTGATCGCCTCCTCCTCGGCGGCGATCGCAGCAGGGGGAAGGAGGACCAGGAGCGCGGTGGCGGCGCCGATACGGCCGCCATGGGGTCAGACGTGCCGCCACCGTCCGCCATCCCTCCCCTCTCGGCCGCTGCTGCCTCCGTAGTCTGCCGATGCGCCCGGTCCGTCCATCCCGACATTGCGCGTTTCTTTTTCCGTTCACCGTGACAGACAGACACAACATTGCATCTCATCGCATTACATTCTGCGTGACCGTGGCAGGATCGCGGGCGTGCCGGTGGATCAGCTGCTCCGGCGGCTGGACGCGGAGGAGCAGGCCGGCGGGCCGCTGGAGTACGCCAGGAGCGTCGTGGAGTACTGCTCCCACGTCGCCCTGCGCGTGGAGGCCAGGCGCCCGGACCACCTCGGCGACAGGGAGTTCCACACGCTCACCTATGATATGATGCTCGCCTGGGAGGCGCCCGACGAGGAGACCGACGCCGTGTTCGAGGTCAGATCGGCTCTTGTCTTCTCCCTGTTAGAACAAACAGACCATGTAGATACTGAATCAGGATTCATTGGTTTTCTCACGACGCAGAAAACGGCATTCAGCGTTCTCCGTGACGacgcggacgacgacgacggtgcaTCCATTTTCTATTCAAGCCCAACGCAGATGGCAATTCAGGTCTCCCGGTTGTTTCTCCTGTATATGACTGTGTTCTTGATCAAGCCCTTCCATCAGATGATTCCTTCGCGTTGCCTGATCTTGATCTTGCGTGATATCAATGGCTAGGTTGATGGCAGGAGGACGGTTGGACCCGAGGCATTTACCAAGATTGCTCCTGCCTGCCCTGCCATGGCACACCCCATCACCGTCCGTAACCTATTTGACGCGCTCACCAACTCCACCGGAGGACGGCTGCATTTCCTTATCTACCACAAGTATCTCAGAAGCTTAGACGAGTACGTATATATACGCATCGATCCATCCTCACCATGTTCACATTGTTGTAAGCTATCACATTCTTCTGAATTACGAGCATCACTCACTGTATGTCTGTATCATCTCTGACGCTAGGGCGTTCTGCTCCGCAAAACGTATGTTAGGGGGGCACAAAGCTCCTGCCCTGCAGCTCTCTGCTGATGAGGTGATCCTTGACATCCACGGGGCTGCGACAACCAAGCCAGTTCTTCAGCACATCGGGACGTCCACATGGCCTGGTTAAGCACCCTCCTTATGGTAATTTTGATCAGCGCTGCTGACCTGTGCTTCTTCACGAGGTTCTTAATGTGTATGGACTGCACATTCTGCAGGGAGGCTCACGCTGACGAATCACGCACTCTACTTTGAGGCTATTGGTGTTGATTTCTCATACGGCGAGGCTGTTGTGTATGATCTGGCAAGGGACTTGAAACAATCAGTAAAACGTGAGTCCACTGGGCCATGGGGTGCTCACCTCTTTGACAAGGCTGTCATGTACAAGTCCAGCCTGACGTGAGTAGCTGCACCGCAATACATTATTATGCTAAGAAAAGGAAATCCTTTTATCATACTTGTAATGTGCACATATTAGACTAACTAACGTATGTTTACTGCCGACAGAAGTGAACCCATCTTCTTTGAATTCCCACAATTGAAAGGCCACACTCGCCGAGACTACTGGTTTGCAGCCATCAAAGAGGTGCTGCACGCACACAAGTTCATCAGGAAGTACAGGCTTGGTAGTTTCCAGAAGGCGGAGGCGCTCTCCATCGCAATATTAGGGATTTTGCGGTACCGCACTGTGAAACAGGGATTCAACATACTACCAGCACATTTCAAGACCATCCTTGCCTTCAACTTGGCAGAGAAATTGCCGAAAGGGGACAAGATTTTGGAGGCATTGTATGGCCAGCTCAAGCAGCATTGCCCAAGATTCAGAGGAAGCCAGGATTTTGGTCAGAGCAGTTCTGATGAATTGATGCGTGCTGACCCCTTCCCACTTTCTGCATATACCATGGTGACAATGGGTTTGCTAAAACTGAAAGAGGAGGACACCGCTGAGGAGAGGGATTTCACTGTGCGAGACGTGCAGATTGGAGGAACTAGCTCAGTTCAGATGGCTCTAGAGCGATCGGTTGGGTATTCAGGTAGAGTGGAAGCGGCAAGGGCTACGCTTGATCAGGTCAAAGTGGAAGACATAGACACTAATGTAGCTGTTCTAAAGGTATTGTTTTTTGCTCTAAAAAAGTTCATTATCTTGCATAGAATTTAATTCAGGTAAATCTGAAACTAAAACTATGGCGTGTGGTAGAATCTAAACTTTTATTGAACTACTGTACTAAATAGTAGGGCATATTTCAGGCTTTCAGCATATGTCATCCAGGTAGCTCATAATCTAAGCTTATTTAAGGATTATTAATGTAATAACACTGATTAACTCCTTCCAGGAACTACTATTTCCTTTGATTGAAATAGGCAAAAGGTTGCTCACTTTGGCCGGGTGGGAAGAGCCCTTTAAATCTTTTGTCTTCTTGTTATGTTTCCTCTACATGGCATACAGGTATTGTTATAATCTACAATACCTTCAAGTTATTTATCACAAATTTTGGTTAGAAAAAAGGTCTTTGTGCAAGTAGCTAAAGTTGCCTGTTTTTTAGTACTCCATAAGTCGTTGTCGTCCTTTACTGCAGTGGTTGGATCTGGTTCATGTTTCCTGGATTTTTGCTTGGTTCTACTCTCTTCATGCTATGGAACAAACATTACGGGAATGGGCGCTCGGTAGAAGCATTTGAGATCATAACTCCTCCTCGAAGAAGAACCGTGGAACAACTCCTAGCTCTGCAACAGGCCATCTCGCAGCTGGAAGCACACGTGCAAACAGGGAACATTTTTCTCCTCAAGCTCCGGTCCCTCATGCTTGCAGCATTTCCTCAGGTGTCTCTTGATCTCTTCTGTTATGTAGCCATATTGTTTGAAACATTGCCATCCTGACCAGTGAAATTTGTTGCTTGAATTCAGAGCACCAACAGAGTTGCAGCTGCATTGGTCGTTGTGGCCACGATATTCACATTCATGCCATTGAGAACCATTGTTCTACTGATTCTTCTGGAGGCATACACAAGACAGATGCCATTGAGGAAGAAGAGTAGTGAAAAGTTGGTGAGAAGGTTAAGGGAGTGGTGGCTCCGGATTCCAGCTGCGCCTGTACAACTTCTAAAGCCTCGGGACACTAGGAGATGGAGATCGAGATTGAGATAAGATAAGCAAGTCAAAAAATGTTGATTTGATTGCTTTACGCCATGTTCCATGCACATTCTTTTGAGCGGTAGAGATATTGGTATCATGCCGTCAAGACAAGTGTTTAAATGAAAGAAATACCTTGGTGTAAGCTAGGCCTGATTTTAACAAGTGGAAATAGATGAAGAACCATGTATTATtcattgtagcaaacatatatagTTTTTCCTGGTATGACCGGTACAGATTAGGGAAAGGAAGTGTCAGATTTTTACAAATGCGACCCAGTAGACAACAATTGTAGCATAAATACTAAAGCACAATCAAACGTATTGAAATCTGACAGATTTAGTATCAAAAACTTCTGTCAACAGATAAATAGCAAAAGTCTTAGGAAAAAAGAATAGATGAAAGAATTAAATCTTATGTCATGACCTGTTTGTCGGTTGCAAGTTGCAATTGATCTCTGAAGCTGTGATATATACAgcatgttcgtttgctcgtatctggcttataagccatggcttatcagttaacgaataatatttttctctcacaccaaatcagccaacaggactttcaaccatggcttataagccaaaccagcccaaacaaacagggcgATTAACATCTTCATGCCAAACCATTTTAGTTAGAATCGAGGATGTCGAGATCACATCTACtttattttatatattaattGACTACACTTTTAGAACAACATCTGTTTAAGATACAAAGTAGTCCCAGCATGAGTAGTGAAATACTATTCATGTGAAATATGGTCGATTCAATCGGTCAAACTTTATCAGTTTGTTTGCAAAAGATACTAAATTTGAAGTCAAAGGGAGCACATGATGCCCGGCCCCGGCTGCAATCCAATGCAAGATATACCCGGAGCAGGACATTGCCAATGAGGCAATGAATGACCCGTCAACTGCCCGCCACGTGTGCGGCCCAAGTgtccagctctctctctctctctctctctctctctctctctctctctctctctgtgcaaGCTGGGGCCCACATCGCCCAGGTGTTTAACATTTCTTTGAGAAGCGAAGTTGGGGTCGAGGCAGGCCGGCTCAGTTTAAACTCAGTTTAATCGAAGTTTAGTAGTAGTAACACGTAATTATTACTACTAGTTGGGTGAATGCAGCAAGGCAGGAAGGCGCGTGCCGTGCAAAGATGAAATGGGGAAAGTTTGCGGGCAACCGTTGATCACGTCAGTACGTCACGGATGATTAAAGCTTTGGGCTTCCGGATGCAGCCCCGGCCCTCTGAATGTTCAACGCATCAACAACAACCCGCCAGTGGTCAAATGAAGCATGCTTGCCTGCCGGGGATCGCTGTCGCCACACCGACCGTCCGTTCATTCAGGCCGACGACACGGCGATGCTCTGAAATCTGAACGGTACGTCTGTACATGCTCCTGGTGGTCTCATGCCGACGGTGACTCTTCCGTATCATGCCCCGCGGCGAACCGGCGACGATCGCAAGCCTGAGCTTGGACTTTCGTGCATGACACGACCTGTATCCATTGGGATGCGTACGTGTAGACCAGTGTGTCAGTACGCCTGAGGGCGCTGTTCGTTTAGACTTTTTAGTTTATAAGtagtactttttcagtcaacaaataatatttttctctcacaccaaatcagccaacagtactttcagtcatggcttatcagccaaacaaacccaaacgACCAGTGCGAAGGTCGACACGAAGCATGAGAAGGCCCACCTATACACCCAAACGACCAGTGCGAAGGTCGACACGAAGCATGAGAAGGCCCACCTATACGCGAGCCTGCAACCATTCAACACGCCGGCAGAGCCGTGAACTCACCTGCATCTACGTGCAGTGCAGACGCCGCGCAGGCGCGGGCGCAGCGCGTACCGTTGGTGGTGCGATGCGTGTCGTGTCCAACTGCGACACGACAACGGATGGTCTGACCTGACCACACGACTCACCtgcctccagcagcagcatgctCACTAGAACGCGTAGGTGCATCCGGACGCGGGGGCGAGGAGTCAAAGACCTGTTATAGGCCACGAGCATCACATGAGTGAGAACACAAAGGCATGTGATTTCTTCTTCCACGAAACACaggggagagagagaaggggaaaGCGTGGAAGTCGACACCCACGCCGGCACGCCGCCATGGCCCATGGCGCGAACAAGTCAAGGGCCGCCGTCTAGAAGCCAAGCCAGACCAACCAGACATGGCGACGACATATATAGACGACTGAGCACCGAGACGACAATAGCTTTAAGCATTTAACTATCCAGTCCTGCAGCTGCGGCGTTCGTGCATTCCGTACAGGCAACTCCGCCACACCGGAGCCACCGGCCGGTCACCGGAGAGAAGTACAGGGCCGCGCAGCAGGTTTGAGAGCAGCACGCGACAAGCATGGCAGACTACCACAGGatccacccggtgaccgtgggctcgccgccgccgccacagacGCCGTCCGCGCCGCCGGAGCATGGTAAGAAACCCAGCCACGACCAGCTGCTGCCGGTGACGGCCCCGGCGCCGTACGCGCCAGCACCGCTGCCCCcgccgcggcgccggcggcggcacaGCCGGTGCTGCCGGTGCGTGTGCTGCACCTTCCTGGCCCTCGTCCTGCTCGCCGTCGCGCTCGGCGCCACCGCGGGGATCCTGTACCTCGTGTTCCGGCCCAAGATCCCGACCTTCCACGTGGATCGGCTCACCGTCACCCGCTTCGACGTGAACACGACGACGGCCACGGTCACCGACGCGTTCGACGTCGACGTGACGGCCACCAACCCGAACCGCCGCATCGGGATCTACTACGACGGCGGCGACGTCACGGCGTCCTTCAACGGCACCGTGCTGTGCCGCGGCGCCTTCCCGGCGCTGTACCAGGGCCACCGGACCACCGTGAGCCCGCACATCTCGCTCACCGGGGAGACGCGGCTCGACAGCGACGTCGCGGCgcagctgctgcagcagcagcaggtcgGGTTCGTGCCGCTCACCGTGCGCGCCCGCGTGCCGATACGCATCAAGTTCGGCGCCATCAGGCTGTGGAAGATGACGGGCAAGGCCAACTGCAACCTGGTGGTCGACAATATCCAGGCAGGCACGCAGCTGAGCATCCGATCCAATGCCTGCAGTTTTAAGCTTAAGATCTAGATAGATAGATACCTTAATTTTATGAATTTGGCCATATTTTGTTCAAATTGTTTGTCATGTTTCTACATTGCATTAGTTAGTTATATCAATAAGATTACATCTCCTTGTATATGATGATGAATCCACCGGTTGAGCTCTGCCTCAACATGGGTGGTATAGAGGTGTACAATTTCGCTCCATTCTATTCGGCATGTGTGTTCATAGCTTGATTGTAATATCATTCGATAtgcattatttttttttaaaaaaaaacttggtATGAAATTATTTATATGTGTCAATAACGCATCGTTGTTAtttgaaatatatttatatttgaTTATTCCCATCGGATTTCATATGATGGATTTGATCTAACGGATGCGAGTATGAGTTATGGCCGGGTTATTCGAGGGAAAAGCACTTTGCAAAAGAAAATTCAGGTCATGTTTCAAACAAACACTCCCTTTTCAACTTGAGCAAACAATGGGATCTTCCATAAATTCCCTACTAAGAGCCCTTTGGAACACACAAACTTCGCAAGAATTATACAAAAATTTGAAGGAGTTTCACAGTTCTCAACCTTGGGCGCTTCCATGAAATGTAGATGATCAAACATGATAGGAAGACATCCTGAATGTGTTTCCTTCTAATGATCTGATCGAATCTGCCATGACTCAGGGTTCGTCTGTCAGAACTGCACGGACCTTAGCAGCGTCAACAGGGGTAGATCCAGTGGTGCGACGAAGGGGACACGAGCCCTTCCACTCCTCATCAGCTGATGGCAATGTATAATTAATTCTAAGATAACCGAATTTAAGCAATTCATCAAAGATTCGATCACATTTAGAAAAATCAAAAGTAAATTTAACTTCTTCGTTCCGATTTTTGTGAATCAGCTTGAGAGAAGAACAACCAATTTGTTTTGCGTTGACCACACAAATTCAGCAACATAGCATTCTTTATCTTCATCGTCCGAGCTATCAAAATAGCTTTCTACGACATGCATAGTTGAACGATGAGACCTATGAACGTCACGAGATTCTTTTAAACGAGATTCAACCGCTACAGCCTTTTGACAATAATTGGTTATCATTAAGAAACTCATAATGCTCAAGTTTTTCTCTAATGCTAGAATGGAAACCAGCAAAACACAAATCAGTGAGGTCTCTTTTAGAAATCATCAAATGGAAACATCGGTTCTTAATGTCTCTAAAACGTTTAACAAAATCAAGAACGGACTCATCACGCTCTTGACAAACCTATGTAAGGTGAGACAATCTAGTTTCATGGACTCCACTATAAAGTGAGCACGGAATTTCTCTTCTAATTGAGCCCGCGAGAACCAATAGAACAATACGGTAATGAAGTAAACCATGTAAAAGTTGTACCAGTAAGAGAGAAAAGAAAATGACAAACATTCATGAAATCTAAATTACTAACTTTGCCTATTTGAGCAAGAAACGTGCTAATATGCTCCATAGATGATCTACTGTCATCACCACTGAATTTATAAAAATCCAGTACCCTCCAATCATCAGGTGCTTTCGTGAAATCAAAATGTGAAGGGTATGGGTACGGCTTACGATATGTGGTCCTGCTACGTCCCAAGCTCTCCTCGGTGGATTTAGACAATTTATCTTTAAACCGATTCAAAGTCTAATTAAAATCGATACCGGGAGCTCCGGGGACatgattaagtataggaatttgactTGATGACTTTGGTGGATTAGGAAGAACCATGTTATAACCCGCGTTGTGTTttttttctgaattaaattataaCGAAAATTGACTAGAATTGCAACAAATATGACCCTCAGACTTACGCTACGTACATATCAAAGCTTGTCTTCTTTTGCACTTCTTTCCTAACACGATTACACAACTTTGCATTCAGACTCACAAAGAAATGCTCTGATGAACTGGACTTTGCATTGAAAGAAAAACACACAGAGGTACTCTAATCCAAACTAATTTAACAACCGAACATTTCCATCTTTCCATCCACGCCCTTCGCAGGCTGCACCAGCAGTGGACACGACTTCTTTTGGCTCGTCACCTTGCATCCTGCCATGCCATCCCGTGTCACCGTATCTTCCTGCACGGCGGCAATGGCTTGCCGCACAGACACAGGTTGTGCTCGTACGCGGCCGCACGGAACAGGTTGAACGGCCTGGCCTGCGGTATCTGCCCGCACAGCCTGTTGCCCCTAAAGCTCGCGTGCCGCACACCCGTCAGTCTCGTGAAGTTGTCCGGTATCCTCCCGACGAGCTCGTTCGTCGACAGGTCCAGCCACCGCAGGCGCACCATCTCCGCCATGGACGCAGGGATGGTGCCCCTGACGTGGTTCCTGGACACGTCCAGCCTCTCCAGGCCGCTCAGCTTGGAGACCGAGCTCGGTATCTGGCCGCCCATGGCGTTGCTCGAGATGTCAAGCCACCTGAGCCCGGCGCCGCGGGCGAAGTCAGGCAGTGCACCGGTGATCCTGTTCTTCGACACGTCCAGGTGCTCTAGCTTCTGGGCAAGAACAATCTGTGGAGTAGTAGTCCTGTTGCCGTGGCTAGCTGCTGTTGACAAGCTTCTGAACAGCTGGCCAATGTCACCGGTGAGACGGTTGTGGGAGAGGTCCATGGATACCATGGAAGGCAAGGCGTTGCCAGCACCGGTGGGGAGTGGACCGGAGAGCCCATTTCCTGACAGGTTCAGGTACCACAGCTTCTGCAGGCCGAGGAGTGATGCCGGAATGGAGCCTACAAGCATGTTTCCATCCATGGCCAGAGAGTTCAGAGACCGGAGGGTGCCCATCTGCGGCGGAATCTGGCCACCGAGCTTGTTATGGCTCAGCGACAGATCCGTCAGGCTGTGCAGGGTGCAGAGCGAGGCCGGTATCTCGCCGGAGAAGCTGTTGTTGCTGAGGTCCAGCAAGGCCAGGTTCCTGAACTGGCCAAGAAACCCGGGCACGGCGCCGGAGAAGAGGTTGCTGCCGAGATCAAGGTACGCCAGCCTAGACAGGTTCACGTAGCTTGGAGGCACCGCGCCGGAGAAGCAGTTCCGGGCGACGTTGATCTGCTCCAGGCCGGAGACGGCACCGAGCTCCGGCGGCAGCTGCCCGTCCAGCCGGTTGCCCGCGAGCGACAGGTACTGGAGCGACCGCAGCCCGCCGAGGCTCCCCGGGACGGGCCCGGACAGCATGTTGCCCTCAAGGTAGAGCTGCCTGAGCCGCGGCAGCCGCGACAGCGCCGCCGGGATGGCGCCCCCGATCCTGGCCATGTCGCGGACCACCAGGGACTCCAGGAACTCGAGCCCGCCGAGGGACGGCGACAGCGCGCCCTGCATGTAGTGCCGCGACTTGGGTGGCGGCGCCTCCAGCTGCAGTGCCACGACCCGCCCCGTGGCGGCGTCGCAGGTCACGCCCTCCCACGCGCCGCAGCAGTCGCCGCCCGCCCACGTCGCCAGGATGCCCGTCGTGTCCTCGGACACGCTCGCCTTGAAGCCCAGCAGCGCCGCCCGGTCCGCCGGCGAGCACGGCGGGGACGGACTGTCGTCGCCGCCACGCGCCGTGCCGATCGCGGCGGCCGAGTCCGCGTACGACGGCAGGGCGGCAAGGAGGAAGGCGAGGACGCGCAGGAGCCTGGCGGAAAGCTGCATTGTTCTCGTAGCTGACGGCGCGGTTGAACACTACTGCACTAGTGCTATCATGTCACTGGCGCCGGTGATGATGTGATCGACGTGTGATCATGGATCAGAACGAAAAAGCACCCGAGAGGTAGGGAAGACAACGGTGGCTTGACGTAGCGAGCACGAGTGAGTGTGTATGATGGTGCGTGCCTGGCCGTGGAGCTGCGAGTGCGGTACGTGGTCGGTGCGCGAGTATTTATAGCGCGCGACGTCGTGGCGCGGCCGCCCGAGCGCGGAGGACGAACGGGGACGGGAGCCTCGCGCGTGCATTCACTGTGTTCATGTGCAGGGGCCCGGGGCACCTCGCGGGGAGCCTAGCGAGCCAAGCAGCTCACAGTTACTGCGGCGCGGCCGGCGCATGAGCTCAGGACTTAAGGAGGGCAGGGGCTCGGCTTTCGAATTCGCCGACGTCGCCGTGGGCAACGGGCCGGCCGGTGGTTACGCGCCGC from Miscanthus floridulus cultivar M001 chromosome 11, ASM1932011v1, whole genome shotgun sequence includes these protein-coding regions:
- the LOC136494224 gene encoding uncharacterized protein isoform X2, producing MGLFDRLLLGGDRSRGKEDQERGGGADTAAMGSDVPPPSAIPPLSAAAASVVCRCARIAGVPVDQLLRRLDAEEQAGGPLEYARSVVEYCSHVALRVEARRPDHLGDREFHTLTYDMMLAWEAPDEETDAVFEKTAFSVLRDDADDDDGASIFYSSPTQMAIQVDGRRTVGPEAFTKIAPACPAMAHPITVRNLFDALTNSTGGRLHFLIYHKYLRSLDEAFCSAKRMLGGHKAPALQLSADEVILDIHGAATTKPVLQHIGTSTWPGRLTLTNHALYFEAIGVDFSYGEAVVYDLARDLKQSVKRESTGPWGAHLFDKAVMYKSSLTEPIFFEFPQLKGHTRRDYWFAAIKEVLHAHKFIRKYRLGSFQKAEALSIAILGILRYRTVKQGFNILPAHFKTILAFNLAEKLPKGDKILEALYGQLKQHCPRFRGSQDFGQSSSDELMRADPFPLSAYTMVTMGLLKLKEEDTAEERDFTVRDVQIGGTSSVQMALERSVGYSGRVEAARATLDQVKVEDIDTNVAVLKELLFPLIEIGKRLLTLAGWEEPFKSFVFLLCFLYMAYSGWIWFMFPGFLLGSTLFMLWNKHYGNGRSVEAFEIITPPRRRTVEQLLALQQAISQLEAHVQTGNIFLLKLRSLMLAAFPQSTNRVAAALVVVATIFTFMPLRTIVLLILLEAYTRQMPLRKKSSEKLVRRLREWWLRIPAAPVQLLKPRDTRRWRSRLR
- the LOC136494224 gene encoding uncharacterized protein isoform X1, producing MGLFDRLLLGGDRSRGKEDQERGGGADTAAMGSDVPPPSAIPPLSAAAASVVCRCARIAGVPVDQLLRRLDAEEQAGGPLEYARSVVEYCSHVALRVEARRPDHLGDREFHTLTYDMMLAWEAPDEETDAVFEKTAFSVLRDDADDDDGASIFYSSPTQMAIQVDGRRTVGPEAFTKIAPACPAMAHPITVRNLFDALTNSTGGRLHFLIYHKYLRSLDEAFCSAKRMLGGHKAPALQLSADEVILDIHGAATTKPVLQHIGTSTWPGRLTLTNHALYFEAIGVDFSYGEAVVYDLARDLKQSVKRESTGPWGAHLFDKAVMYKSSLTSEPIFFEFPQLKGHTRRDYWFAAIKEVLHAHKFIRKYRLGSFQKAEALSIAILGILRYRTVKQGFNILPAHFKTILAFNLAEKLPKGDKILEALYGQLKQHCPRFRGSQDFGQSSSDELMRADPFPLSAYTMVTMGLLKLKEEDTAEERDFTVRDVQIGGTSSVQMALERSVGYSGRVEAARATLDQVKVEDIDTNVAVLKELLFPLIEIGKRLLTLAGWEEPFKSFVFLLCFLYMAYSGWIWFMFPGFLLGSTLFMLWNKHYGNGRSVEAFEIITPPRRRTVEQLLALQQAISQLEAHVQTGNIFLLKLRSLMLAAFPQSTNRVAAALVVVATIFTFMPLRTIVLLILLEAYTRQMPLRKKSSEKLVRRLREWWLRIPAAPVQLLKPRDTRRWRSRLR
- the LOC136494225 gene encoding NDR1/HIN1-like protein 6, translated to MADYHRIHPVTVGSPPPPQTPSAPPEHGKKPSHDQLLPVTAPAPYAPAPLPPPRRRRRHSRCCRCVCCTFLALVLLAVALGATAGILYLVFRPKIPTFHVDRLTVTRFDVNTTTATVTDAFDVDVTATNPNRRIGIYYDGGDVTASFNGTVLCRGAFPALYQGHRTTVSPHISLTGETRLDSDVAAQLLQQQQVGFVPLTVRARVPIRIKFGAIRLWKMTGKANCNLVVDNIQAGTQLSIRSNACSFKLKI
- the LOC136494691 gene encoding DNA damage-repair/toleration protein DRT100-like yields the protein MQLSARLLRVLAFLLAALPSYADSAAAIGTARGGDDSPSPPCSPADRAALLGFKASVSEDTTGILATWAGGDCCGAWEGVTCDAATGRVVALQLEAPPPKSRHYMQGALSPSLGGLEFLESLVVRDMARIGGAIPAALSRLPRLRQLYLEGNMLSGPVPGSLGGLRSLQYLSLAGNRLDGQLPPELGAVSGLEQINVARNCFSGAVPPSYVNLSRLAYLDLGSNLFSGAVPGFLGQFRNLALLDLSNNSFSGEIPASLCTLHSLTDLSLSHNKLGGQIPPQMGTLRSLNSLAMDGNMLVGSIPASLLGLQKLWYLNLSGNGLSGPLPTGAGNALPSMVSMDLSHNRLTGDIGQLFRSLSTAASHGNRTTTPQIVLAQKLEHLDVSKNRITGALPDFARGAGLRWLDISSNAMGGQIPSSVSKLSGLERLDVSRNHVRGTIPASMAEMVRLRWLDLSTNELVGRIPDNFTRLTGVRHASFRGNRLCGQIPQARPFNLFRAAAYEHNLCLCGKPLPPCRKIR